DNA from Thiomicrorhabdus sp. Kp2:
CAAAGACGTTTCCATTAAGGTACTACATATAGTGGTTGACTAAATAATTGATTTGGTTATTTGGCGTAAAACAGGTAAAATCGTCGTCTTTGAAAATATCGCAATTTTTTGAAACGGAGAGCCGTAAACATGTTCACAAAATCCATGACTATCGCAGGTTACGATGATTTAATCGCTGATGCGATTAAAAACGAAGAAAATCGTCAAGAATCTCACATTGAGTTAATCGCATCTGAAAACTACACCAGCCCACGTGTTATGGAAGCTCAAGGCTCTTATTTCACAAACAAATACGCCGAAGGGTATCCTGGTAAACGTTACTATGGTGGTTGTGAGTTTGCAGATGTTGTAGAGCAAGCAGCTATTGATCGTGCTAAAGAGTTATTTGGTGCTGACTATGCTAACGTACAGCCGCATTCTGGTTCGCAAGCCAATGCAGCTGTGTATATGGCTTTACTAAATCCTGGTGATACTGTTCTTGGTATGAGCTTGGCTCACGGTGGTCACTTGACTCACGGTTCTCATGTTAGTTTTTCAGGTAAAATTTATAACGCGGTTCAGTACGGTATTGATCCAGTTTCTGGTCGAATTGATTATGATGAAGTTCAGGCGTTAGCAAACGAACATAAACCTAAGATGATTATTGCTGGTTTCTCAGCCTATTCTCAGGTAATTGATTGGGCTAAATTCCGTGAAATTGCAGATTCTGTAGGTGCTTACTTATTTGTTGATATGGCTCACGTTGCTGGATTAATTGCAGGTGGTCTGTATCCTAACCCTGTGCCACACGCGCATGTTGTTACAACCACAACACATAAAACGTTACGCGGCCCTCGTGGTGGTTTGATTTTATCTAAAGGTCATGAAGAGCTTGAGAAAAAGTTAAACTCAGCGATTTTCCCTGGTGGTCAAGGTGGACCTTTAGTGCATGTAATGGCGGCTAAAGCGGTTGCATTTAAAGAGTGTTTAGAGCCTTCTTGGAAAACTTACTGTGAAAATGTGGTTAAAAACGCTCAAGCGATGGCTAAAGTATTTATGTCACGTGGTTGCGATGTCGTTTCTGGTGGTACAGAAAACCACTTGTTCCTAGTGAGCTTAATTGAAAAAGGCTTAACAGGTAAGCTTGTGGATAAAGCGTTAGATGAAGCGCATATTACTGTAAACAAAAACTCGGTACCAAATGATCCTATGTCACCGTTTGTTACAAGTGGTATTCGTGTAGGTACAGCAGCAGCAACTTCACGTGATTTTAATGAAGAAGATTGCATTAACTTGGCAACTTGGATGTGTGATGTGATTGATGCCTGCGACCAAGCAAACGAAACTTGGGATGAA
Protein-coding regions in this window:
- the glyA gene encoding serine hydroxymethyltransferase, giving the protein MFTKSMTIAGYDDLIADAIKNEENRQESHIELIASENYTSPRVMEAQGSYFTNKYAEGYPGKRYYGGCEFADVVEQAAIDRAKELFGADYANVQPHSGSQANAAVYMALLNPGDTVLGMSLAHGGHLTHGSHVSFSGKIYNAVQYGIDPVSGRIDYDEVQALANEHKPKMIIAGFSAYSQVIDWAKFREIADSVGAYLFVDMAHVAGLIAGGLYPNPVPHAHVVTTTTHKTLRGPRGGLILSKGHEELEKKLNSAIFPGGQGGPLVHVMAAKAVAFKECLEPSWKTYCENVVKNAQAMAKVFMSRGCDVVSGGTENHLFLVSLIEKGLTGKLVDKALDEAHITVNKNSVPNDPMSPFVTSGIRVGTAAATSRDFNEEDCINLATWMCDVIDACDQANETWDEAVIADVRNKVSALCAAKPVYK